A window of the Oryza brachyantha chromosome 5, ObraRS2, whole genome shotgun sequence genome harbors these coding sequences:
- the LOC102709179 gene encoding WRKY DNA-binding transcription factor 70-like, producing MKNKISSRYPLLAHSSLRGSTAAGDGDGDAKCFRCDHRPAIDEIVREQSLVTQLRAVVLPALETKADERAELVAQLFGSILDCSRKVISALRSHYVVGESPPPEAADVVDKRRAKRKNSEHSKKGDDDQAKAKSHEQKRSRRYTNSTSQVTPVPHYDGHQWRKYGQKNINNSKHQRSYYRCTYKHEQNCKATKTVQQLDGAGTETIMYTVVYYGQHTCKTNLSSSNASPHVVETSTPQSISSACSDPGDYYSHKLESMHTPELAEVCSELGSSCHALEVGHSALGLEDEDMHKQLIETFACGSLDLDSWEIDAIVRSGFFC from the exons ATGAAGAACAAGATCAGCAGCAGGTACCCTCTTCTTGCTCATTCTTCGCTACGCGGCTCTactgccgccggcgacggcgacggcgacgccaaGTGCTTCCGCTGCGACCACCGGCCGGCGATCGACGAGATCGTCAGGGAGCAGTCCCTGGTGACGCAGCTGCGCGCCGTCGTCCTGCCTGCGCTGGAGACGAAGGCCGACGAGCGGGCGGAGCTCGTCGCGCAGCTGTTCGGGAGCATACTGGATTGCTCCAGGAAGGTGATCTCCGCCCTGAGATCTCACTACGTCGTCGGCGAGTCGCCTCCTCCTGAAGCTGCCGACGTCGTCGACAAAAGGAGGGCGAAAAGGAAGAACAGCGAGCACAGCAAGAAGGGTGATGATGATCAGGCGAAAGCGAAGTCACATGAGCAGAAGAGAAG CAGGAGATACACTAACTCCACATCACAGGTGACACCTGTTCCACATTATGATGGTCATCAATGGAGAAAATACGGCCAGAAGAATATTAACAACTCAAAGCATCAAAG GAGCTACTATAGATGCACCTACAAGCATGAACAGAACTGCAAGGCAACCAAGACAGTGCAACAGCTGGACGGCGCCGGTACTGAAACCATCATGTACACTGTGGTCTACTACGGGCAACACACCTGCAAGACCAACCTGAGCAGCAGCAATGCTTCTCCCCATGTTGTTGAGACAAGCACACCCCAGAGCATCTCATCAGCATGCTCTGATCCTGGTGATTATTACAGCCATAAACTAGAGAGCATGCACACACCAGAGCTGGCAGAAGTGTGCTCTGAACTTGGTTCCTCCTGCCATGCCCTGGAGGTAGGGCACAGTGCACTGGGGCTGGAGGATGAAGACATGCACAAGCAGCTGATTGAGACATTTGCCTGTGGATCTTTGGATCTGGACAGCTGGGAGATTGATGCAATTGTGAGATCTGGTTTCTTCTGCTAG